From the Desulfobacterales bacterium genome, one window contains:
- a CDS encoding SurA N-terminal domain-containing protein, whose protein sequence is MNARGLGRFSRFNANPVKRMRIRAAVSALFFLFTCVVASGCFSMDSDQKSFCLIRVGSTVVTAEDFKKAFEASLSSYPADVVHQRQYVIDIRHRVLNQLSEEAVIRERASELGIDIREAQVRQAADEIKKDYPDDEFEDMLLTSAVSYKAWSQRLRRRILIDKVIKTDLEDKIQISSEAISADYLQYCESQGLEPDAASDESEEIRAKIALRLRREEAEKRYTRWLNKLRIKYGIEVNKALWEKLVNS, encoded by the coding sequence ATGAATGCCAGGGGCCTGGGCCGTTTCAGCCGCTTCAATGCAAATCCGGTTAAGCGGATGAGGATACGTGCGGCGGTATCGGCCCTGTTTTTTTTATTTACCTGCGTTGTTGCCTCAGGCTGTTTCAGCATGGATTCAGATCAGAAATCGTTCTGTTTGATTCGGGTTGGCAGCACCGTTGTGACGGCTGAGGATTTTAAAAAGGCTTTTGAGGCCTCGCTCAGTTCATACCCGGCCGATGTGGTTCACCAGAGACAATATGTAATTGACATCAGGCATCGGGTTTTGAACCAGCTGAGTGAAGAGGCCGTCATCAGAGAGCGGGCCAGTGAACTCGGTATTGATATCAGAGAGGCACAGGTCCGGCAGGCTGCGGACGAGATAAAGAAGGATTATCCGGATGATGAGTTTGAAGACATGCTGCTGACCAGTGCCGTTTCATATAAGGCGTGGAGCCAGAGACTCCGGCGACGGATATTGATTGACAAGGTGATCAAAACAGATTTGGAAGATAAAATTCAAATATCATCTGAAGCCATATCTGCTGATTATCTGCAGTACTGCGAAAGTCAGGGGCTTGAACCGGACGCTGCGTCTGACGAATCGGAAGAAATCCGGGCGAAGATTGCGTTGCGTCTGCGTCGGGAGGAAGCCGAGAAAAGGTATACACGGTGGCTGAATAAGCTTCGAATAAAATATGGAATTGAGGTAAACAAAGCGCTCTGGGAAAAGCTTGTCAATTCATGA
- a CDS encoding SurA N-terminal domain-containing protein, translated as MQSNLSFNHFKIIFFVFLAICLSGSVSLSRVQGAEIVDRIVAEVNDDIITLSELNEMMNPYVARAMATGYSGNQKEILFKIRQEMLAGLIDKKLTEQQINRLKLTVTENEINETIEQIKKTNFFTDENLRQKLKAEGMSFEAYRNGVKEQILRTKLVNREVKSKIVVTKEDVKAYYVSHPDEFTGDQRYHLRNILLKVDPEASEAAKKEIRNKIEEVLDKLNKNQPFELMAKIYSESAMGSDGGDLGFFDFEDFSPRLQDIFKGMQAGEISPVVDTDQGYQIFFIEEIVKTPDKTFEEASTEIQDKIYKEKVDETFNAWLEKLHQQSHIKIIN; from the coding sequence ATGCAATCCAACCTTAGTTTCAATCATTTCAAGATCATTTTTTTCGTGTTCTTGGCAATTTGCCTGTCTGGTAGCGTATCGCTTTCTCGTGTCCAAGGCGCTGAGATAGTGGACCGGATTGTAGCGGAAGTCAATGACGACATTATTACCCTTTCCGAACTCAATGAGATGATGAATCCGTATGTGGCAAGAGCCATGGCCACCGGATATTCCGGTAACCAGAAAGAAATTTTATTTAAGATTCGTCAGGAAATGCTTGCCGGCCTCATCGATAAAAAATTGACTGAACAACAGATCAACCGGTTAAAACTTACGGTAACCGAAAATGAAATCAATGAAACGATCGAGCAGATTAAGAAAACTAATTTTTTTACCGACGAGAATCTGAGACAAAAATTAAAAGCTGAGGGAATGAGCTTCGAAGCGTACAGAAATGGTGTCAAAGAGCAGATTCTTCGTACAAAATTGGTGAACCGTGAAGTTAAATCGAAGATTGTGGTTACCAAAGAGGATGTCAAAGCGTATTATGTGTCTCATCCGGATGAATTCACCGGGGACCAGCGGTATCATCTCAGAAATATCCTGCTGAAAGTCGACCCGGAAGCCAGTGAAGCTGCGAAAAAAGAGATTCGTAATAAAATTGAAGAGGTTCTGGATAAACTGAATAAAAACCAACCGTTTGAATTGATGGCCAAAATTTATTCCGAATCGGCGATGGGCTCTGACGGAGGGGATCTTGGTTTTTTTGATTTTGAAGACTTTTCGCCACGGCTTCAGGACATTTTTAAAGGAATGCAGGCTGGAGAAATTTCACCTGTTGTCGATACGGATCAAGGGTATCAGATCTTTTTCATAGAAGAAATTGTCAAGACACCCGATAAAACCTTCGAAGAAGCCTCGACAGAGATTCAGGACAAAATTTATAAGGAAAAGGTGGATGAAACATTCAACGCGTGGCTGGAAAAACTTCATCAGCAGTCTCATATAAAAATTATAAACTGA